The nucleotide sequence AATGCGAGCCATGGGACTGGGATGACCCTGACAGAGTGAGATGGCGTCAGGGTACTTGTAACGTATAATGAGATCATTCATATCTTGCATCAAATCCCGCGGAAGAATGCGAACACGGCGCAGTTTAAAGAGTCTTTCTAAAAAAACTGCCAGGGCGAGGATCGAACACAAGGAGATCGGATACATCAACCATCCGCCCCGGATAATCAGGTCTGGTAAGAAAAAGCTCATGGGAAAATGCCAAAATAATTAGATAAAAGTAGTGTTTATCTTAAGTTAAAAACCGGGAGAAGTCAAGCCAGTTAACCCTTTTTGTGTTAGCAATATTAAAATGTTCCCTTTAACTGCTCTATTAAGATGTCCCCATGGAAAAGGACAGATTATTGATGAGTGGGAAGGAGCGGACGAGGTATCACCTCATGGAATTGGTGGAAGAAGGGCGGATAACATTGAAGGAGGCCAGTATAAAAATGGACCTTTCCTATCGCCAGGCCAAGCGGGTGAGGAAGAAGTTCAAGGATTATGGGGCCAAAGGGTTAATCCACGGCAACAGGGGTCATCCTTCTGGCCGGGCGTTAGATTCTGGTCTTAGAGACCGGATATTAGAGTTGTCCCGCGCCAGGTATGAACTGTTTAATGACAGTCATTTCACGGAGAAATTAGAGGAGGAAGAAGGAATAAAGGTGTGCCGTGAAACGGTGCGAAGGCTTCGGAGATCGGCCGGGATAAAACCTCAGATAAAATAAAACCCATATATTTTTT is from Deltaproteobacteria bacterium and encodes:
- a CDS encoding helix-turn-helix domain-containing protein; the encoded protein is MEKDRLLMSGKERTRYHLMELVEEGRITLKEASIKMDLSYRQAKRVRKKFKDYGAKGLIHGNRGHPSGRALDSGLRDRILELSRARYELFNDSHFTEKLEEEEGIKVCRETVRRLRRSAGIKPQIK